Part of the Trichoplusia ni isolate ovarian cell line Hi5 chromosome 22 unlocalized genomic scaffold, tn1 tig00001867_group21, whole genome shotgun sequence genome, AACTGTTGAAGGATTGTCTGTATGTAGAAGCAAATGTTTAGTCAGAAAACTCGAGTTTAAGAGCAGGAACGTAATTACTGGAAGTAACGCTCAGCGTCATGAAAAGAATTAATGAAGATATAATCTGGCAACAACAGACGATTGTCTTTCACCGACGACTGATCCTGATCGGTGAAGACAGTGCTAGACGTCCAGAGAGCTACGACCCTGAGCGTGTCCTGCTAGAAGTTGCTTTTATTGAACTTTTCTGTTCTGTGGTATGTTTATGGTGaatgacatttttataaattgggTGATATCGCGAGTGTCGGAACTGGTGCTGTGAGATTCAGATGCTTGCGACATACAGCAGAGAGATGAATACTGATACTGTATTCGGGACTGGTATATTTTGTcattgtgattttttaattattttatactgtgACTCGAAATGTGTTGCTTGCAAGACAACAGCTGTATTTAACGCGACTGATGTTCCTCGAAACTCAAAGTTCACGCTCTGATACCTAATAACCATcctttgttaaaatttatatcaaggtataaaataggaaaataaaaatgtgtgtaaCTAGGACACTGATCGCTGTTTCATTATATTCctaattaaaactcattttgGATAATgcagattttattataaatatacatgaCCTAAAACACTTTTAATCGATAAGTATAAAGATCTAAGAACTCCGTTTCAGAATTAGATgcaatttttttcatattgaaTTGAACATATCTTAGGTCGAATTCAAAGATACATTGTTTGTGAGATTGCTTCTAATTAACAAACGAATAGTACAAATCTAATATAAGAGTGCACCACTTCTACATTGGTTAAATATGAAATACGAATAGTAAAGgtacaataattacattaatactATAATAGTCGAATTGAGACAGGACAGTATAAAATGTAGGAAAATTCAGATATGATTTGGCATTGTATCCATTTCTATTCCAAAAATCAGTCTTCTACACTGAGCACACTTTATGGTGAATGTTAAGAAAAACTGTGCATTGTGCTTGTATCACTCCTTCATTTGCAACACGACAAGAATAAAATTCCACACCTTTATATTGAAATTACAGTACCTCCTGATACACGTATTCGTTAGTGCTTACGagatatttcatacatttaaatcttacaataaaataaacaaaatcatctggaataacaataataaaataaataacttcaaaatataCATGACATAGTTGAGGTGTACTTGATCAcaacttagtaaaaaaaaaagtattgtatgGAAAATTGGGCACTGCTATTAAAATCTAGATCTAGAGATAATGAAATATGGTATTACGTTTATACGGTCTCGTACTGACTGCGGATGGAGCGAGCGAGACAGCAAGCGAATATGACACCAAGCAgctgaaacaaaatttatattattgaattttgtaGATGATGACAGGGTTGTCATGTTTAGTTCTTATAAGGCCAAAAATGTTTACCTGCACTATAGCAACTCCTATGCCAACACCGCCGAGTACAAGGGCGGTGTCCTTGAAGTACTGGACGAGTTTGTCGAGGCAGCCCTCCTTGTGGAAGTGGTCGGAGAGCGGAGTGCAAGGCGCGGGCACGCCGCCAGTGATCTCCTGACCCGAGCAGCAGGTCGCCGGCATCGAGATGTTGTTGGCTTTCCAGTCATCGGGGCCGTTGATACCGCAACATTTGAACTGGAAaagatatttatgttttcatttacataaGGCAAGTATAGTACGTTTCTTAGGTCAAATTTAAAGAAAGTTAGCAAGAGATGGCAGATCTTTTACATCAGTAAATCATAGCTTGATGGTATAAGCCTTCGTCAACAACTACACTATCTAACAATGAATAATTtctcaaatcggacca contains:
- the LOC113506669 gene encoding CD63 antigen-like, with the protein product MKHQDLENSILAHLNGTIKEYDTNKDVAKTFDIVQTDFKCCGINGPDDWKANNISMPATCCSGQEITGGVPAPCTPLSDHFHKEGCLDKLVQYFKDTALVLGGVGIGVAIVQLLGVIFACCLARSIRSQYETV